Genomic DNA from Paenibacillus donghaensis:
GCCGGAGAACGACAACTATTCAGGAGAGGTGTTGATGAGATGGGAAGCGGCAAAGCACTGGCATTAGGAAGCTATACTGAAGTTAAATACCATCCGTTCAGCGGTGTGGACCATGAGCTGGAGCAGATTATGGCTCCGGAGCTGCAGGTGGATTGCTCGGAGGATTACAGCCTGCTGTCCAAGCAGACGCTGGCTGAATATGAATTGGTGATTGCCTACACCGAATTCTCCGATATTCCGCTGGCGCAAGAGCAGAGCGCAGCGCTGCTCTCCTATGTTGCAGAAGGCGGTGGGCTGCTTGCTGTACATAACGGCATCTCACTGCAGCGCAATCAGGAGCTGGGGCTGCTGCTGGGAGCCCATTTTACCCACCACCCCGAGTATACTGCTCTGCAGATCGGTATTCCCGCGCGGGAGCATCCCATTATGCAGGGGATTGATGATTTCGTAATTGAGGATGAGCCATATTATTTCGAGCGGACACCGCATTTCGAATCGACCATCCTGGCAGAATATCCGCATGACGGAGCGATGAGAGCTGCGGCCTGGTGCCATTCCTTCGGGTTGGGCCGTGTGGTGTATCTGATGCCGGGACATCATCTGCCCTCCTTCTCCTCCGAGCCTTTCCGCAAGATGATCCTTAGGGGCGGCATGTGGGCGGCAGGCAGGCTGTAGTCACACGACAGGCAGCAGGGAATGAAAACCTGCTGCCTGTCTATATATGAGGAAAGAGGGTTATTTATGATTTCGTTCTGGTGGCCACAGGCACGACTTCATTCTGCTGCAGTGCTTCCAACACCTCGGCGCGCAGCGCATCGGTGAAGGCATTCCAGGTTTTGCGGCCTATCTCCAGCTTTTCGCGGCCAATGGAATCAAGCGTTTCCAGCCATACCCGCTTATCGTTGATCAGGCCCAGCTGGTCCTGAATCTCCTGGAACATCTGCTCATGGGCATGAAACTTCTGGCTTAGAGCGAATGAGGCACTGCTGGCGGTATAGCGCAGCTCCTTCGCAGCAATCCGTAGCTGATGCAGTGCCTCGAAAGCTTCTCCCGATCCGCTGTCCTGTTCGCGGAAGATGGTCTTGCAGGTTTTTTTCTGCTGCTCAAATGCCACCTCCAGCTCCCGCATCACAACGTTGGCGTCTCTTTTGGATACCAGCGGCTCCAACTGCTCCCGTAGAAAAGTGTCCCACAGCCTATCCAGCTCTTTATTGACCAGTCTCGGCAGCTGCTCGGCGAGCTTCCTGCGGTAGATCTTGCGCTTATCCTTCTGGTGTTTAATGACAGCCTTCAGCAACCCGGCAACTTTCTTGCTGCCTTCCTGTTTCGCTGCTTGGCGCCTGTCCTTGAATGAGGCGATCAGCACGTCGGCATCTCTGACCTTGCCCAGTCGTTTTTGGGATTTTTTGAATACAGGATAGAGGCCTGAGGTGTGCTCCGGGTCCAGGATGGATAAAAGGGTCAGTAGCTTGCGGCTGTTAACCCGCGTCTGATGAATATCCTCCTCGTCGAATTTGTCGAGTGCCTTCTTGCTGTAATCGCGGAAATTGGCATACAGAATGACCAGCGCCTGCTCCCATTGTCTGGTTTTGCTTAACTGGCGGTCTTTGGTCTGCTGTTCGGTTGTCACACGGCATCACTCCTGAACGTTGGTTTGGGCACGCCATTTGTTCGTAACCTTATCGCTTGGGTAATCGTCTTATAAGACAAGGATAGCGTTATCATGACACGAATTCAAATTCTTGAACATAAGGAGCTGAAGGAATATGAGAACAAGAAATCTGGCACTGGCCTTGAGCTTAGGTGTGGTGCTTGCTGCAGGCGGAGGCGAAGGGGCATGGCTGGCTTCAGCGGCGGCAGCGCCGGCGGAAGGGACAACAGCAGCGGAGAGCCTGGCTGTTCCCAGGATTCTGGTCAACGGAAGCAGGCTGACTCTTGCGGCGAACCCTTATATCAAGCGAGGGCGGGTGATGGTTCCGCTGAGAGGCATGGCGGAAGGAATAGGGGCGAAAGTGCTCTGGGACGCAGCCACACGTACAGCAACCGTGAAGCGCGGCGACCATGAGGCGCGGATTACGGCGGGCAGCTCTGCGGCGCTGAAGAACGGCAGGCAGGCGGAGTTGGATGCGCCTGCCGAAGTGAAGCGGGGAGTCATGTATATACCGCTGCGGTTCTCGGCCGAAAGTCTGGGCGGCAGGGTGACCTGGAGTGCCAAGACGGCTTCGGCGGCCATCACCTTGCCGCTGGCCTCGGATACAGCCCGCGAGCTGATTAAGGAGCAGGCGGACAAGGCGGTGGCTGCGCTGAAGAGCGGCGATTGGGCAGCCATCGCCGGGATGAGCACCGCCCAGGGTATACGGTTCTCACCCTACGGGTACGTGGACCGCAATGACCGGGTGCTGAGCCGTGATCAGCTGGCTAATGCTGCACAGGACAAGGAAGCCTATGTGTGGGGCGCTTACGATGGCAGCGGGGAGGCGATCAAGCTTACTTTTGCCGAATATGCAGAGAAGTTTATCTACAGCTCTGACTTCGCAGCCGCACCGCAGATCGGTTACAATAAGACGATAGGTATGGGCAATACGCTGAACAATGTGCATCAGGTATACCCGGACGCCATTGTGGTGGAATATCATTATGACGGATTCGATCCGCAGTACGCCGGTATGGACTGGGAAAGTCTGCGGCTCGTGTTCCAGAAAGAAGGTAGTCAGTGGAGACTAGCGGGCATTATTCATGATCAGTGGACGATTTAATCCGGCAGGGACAAGGGCGGGGGCGCAGCTTCCTCCGCTGATGGCGGTCTTTGAGCATCTTCAGGTCGAAGAGGATCAGCTGTTGCAGGGCGGGCAAGAGCAGCTAATAGGTAGACAGTCTATGGATACGCAGTCTAATAAGGGTGAGGCTGGTGATGTGCTGATCCCGTTTGCCTTCGAGGAGATGCTCTGCCGGGATATCGGCAGCGGTCATGCCCCGCCGGCGCTGCATCTCTGGAGCCATCCGGCCGGGCTTGCGCTAGGCCTGCGCGACAGCAGACTGCCCGGCGCTGCCCGAGTGATGGCAAGCCTTACGCAGGAAGGCCTGCGCACGGCGGTCCGGCACTCCGGCGGCGCTGCGGTGCCGCTGGATGCCGGAGTGGTAAATGTCGCGCTGCTGCTGCCCAAGAGCCGCGGCAAGCTGGATTTCCACGACGATTTCCGGCTGCTGGCCGGATTAATCGCGGATGCGGTTGCCTTAAGCCATCCGCAGGCGGCGGCGAAGATTGAGGCATATGAGATTAAGGGCTCCTACTGCCCGGGCGACTTTGATCTGTCGATTGGCGGGCGTAAGTTCTGCGGCATTGCCCAGCGGCGGCAGAGCCAGGCCTTTTTTGTGCATGCCTTTGTGGTCGTCTCCGGCCTCGGAGCGCAGCGCGGAGAGCTGGTCCGCCGCTTCTATGCGGATGCTGCGGAAGGGGACGACTCGCTGGAGTATCCGCGGGTCATCCCGGAGACCATAGCCGCCCTCGGCGAGCTGGGCGGACCGGATTCCCCCGCAGCCTTCGCCGCGGGGGTCAAGACGGCCCTGGCCGGGCGGGGAGTGACCCTGCTCCCGCAGGAAGGCCTGCTGCAGGACACGGGATATGCGCTGAACTACAGCGATCCCCGTGTTCTGCAGGCTGCGCAGGTGCTGCGGGAGCGGTACGCCTGAGCCGCTTGGCGCGGCTCAGGCGTATTTGAGCTGATCAGGGGACGGGCAACGGTTGGAGGGGGTTATGGTGTTATCGAGTCCCCCAACCCCCCGTATGATGAGGAAGTTCGGAATATTGATTTAGTTGCAAAAGTGGTTACTACTTAGGTCCCCTAGCCCTCTTCGCTCGTAATCCTCGCTTCGATTTCAGACGGTTGCGGACTCAGGAGCCTCTATTTGCTGTACATAGGCCGTTTTGTAGGATTAACGGACCCAGGAGCCTCTATATCACAGAAAACCCTCGCTTTTGAGTCTGTTTTGACGACTTAGGGGCTATACGGTCCGTAAGACGTCAAAAGATCGCAGATAGGAGGAAATAGGGGCTATACGGTCCGCTAGAATGCAGGTTACCTAGTTCAAGGGCTTGGAGTCTCGCAGGGTCCTAAGTAGTAACCAAAAGTGCATCTAATTGGCGGATTTTTGGAATTTTGGAGGAAATAAGTGCGAAAAGGCATCTAATTTGGTCTTTTGAGCGCCATAGGAACAATTTACTCGGAATTAGTTGCAGAATCGCACTTAATCGACCATTGGCTCACGATCTGGCTGAAATTAGTTGCAGTTTCGCATCTATTTGCTCCAAACGTTCCACAGTAACCAGCTAATCCTCGCCGGGACCTAATAGTAATCGGATAGGACGGAGTTAGCGGTAGAAATTCCCCATGTTACATGTAACACCTGCGAACTAAGCGATGATCTTCGACTATGTCTCAGAATTCCCGCACAGGCATGCCTGCGAATGAAGGGAGAGGACTGTCATCCCAGACCTGAACCTCAATATAACGCTCCGGTCCGTGAGCGCCTGTACGGTTCCAGACCTGAGGCAGACCGAACTTTCGGATCACCGTTTCAATCTCGGCCGCTGTATACACCTGGCCACGATAGGGCTTCCCATCCTGGAGTCTCATTGTAGGAAACAAATCGCCATAGGTGAAGCTTATCGTATCCGGCTGGAAGGCCGTAAATGGAATCTGCAGCAGTCTGCCTTGCGGATACCATTCCAGCAGCCACGGGCAGCTGCCGAGCGTCATATAGTGGGGGAACTGCCGCACCGGGCGTCCCCCTTTAGCCACGAATAACTTCCGGGTGAGGGCTTCCAGTCCGCGCCGGACCTCGAGATAATCATCCCCACGTTTGCTGGCGAACCCTTTCTTCCGCAAGCGCAGCTCACTCTGCACCGTCTCTGCTTCTTCCACAGTCAGGTCGGACAGATTGCGGAACGGGCCCGTCGATGCATCATAATAATGATATAAATCCTCCATGATATTCAATACAGCTCCGGCCTCCTGTCGGAGAATACCGGAATTTGGCTGCGGATCTGCCGCACTTGCTTCAGATCAAGCTCCCCGCACAGGATGCTTGACCCTTCCGCCGCTTCACAGACAATCTCCCCCCAAGGATCAATGATCAGGGAATGGCCGGCAAAAACATTACTCGGGTCACTTCCGGACCGGTTGCAGGCAACGACATAACACTGGTTCTCGATCGCCCGGCTGATCAGCAAGGCGCGCCAATGGGAGAGGCGGGGCAGCGGCCACTCCGCGCTGATGAACAATACCTCCGCACCCAACGCCGTATGCGCACGCACCCATTCCGGAAACCGGATATCGTAGCAGATCAAGCCTGCGCATGGAGTGCCGTCGATTGTAAACAGCCCTTTGGCTTCTCCCGGCTGCAGGTATAGATGTTCATCCATCAGCCGGAACAGATGGAGCTTGCTGTAGTCACCGACAAGGCTGCCCTGGCGGTCGAACACAAGCATCCGATTCGTTATGCCGTCAGAGCGGCGGCTGGCTATAGAGCCGGCCACAATGTTGACCCCGTATTGCTTGGCCAGCCCGGACATCAGAAGCTGGGTATCCCGGACGTCGGGGTCGGCTATTTCGGTCAAGCGCTGCAGGTCATAACCGGTGGTCCACAGCTCAGGCAGGATGATGCAATCCGGTTTATCGGCGGCAGCCTGATGAATTAGTTGCTGGGCAGCAGCATAATTCGCCCCCGGATTGCCAAATGCTATATCGAACTGGATCAGAGATATGCGCATAGTTCGGCCTCCTTTATAAGATTCAGACTACAGGATGTCTCTCCGTAAAAGCAACATCGGAGTCTCGGACAGAAAGTTTATTATATTAGTTGACGGGTCAAGCATTTAGGTGTAATATAATTTTAGTAAATAAGATTTGACACAACTTAAATCGCGGAGGAGGTTTATTTTGACGGAACAACAGCCTGAAGAAGACCGTATCCTTGAACTGCTACAGGTATTGAACAAGGGCATCAGTCCTAAATTCGAGCGTTGTGCCGGCATTACTCCCACACGCTTTCGTGTTCTTCAAGAGCTCTTTCAGGTGGAGGAGATCAGCCAGATCGCCCTGCAGAAGCAGATCGAAATCGATGCGGCTGCCGTCACACGGCATCTTCGAGGACTGGAGGAGAGCGGGATGATATCCAGGCGCAATAATCCTGCTGACAACAGGGTCACTCTTGTCTCGCTTACAGAGCATGGCAGGGAACATATAGCTTCATACCGGCAGGAGAATAAAATTTTTATCAGCACCTTGCTAACGGGCTTCAATAGTCGGGAGCAGACTGTGCTTATAGATATGCTTGAGCGGCTTCAGCACAATATCGACCTGCTGTAATCCGCTTTACCAACACACCCATCATATTTTAAAGGAGAAATGAATCATGAATACTACAAAAAACAATAATTTCACAGACATTATTACCGGCCGCCGCTCCATCCGCAAATACGATCCGTCCGTCAAGATCAGCAAAGAGGAAATGACCGAGATTCTAACCGAAGCTACACTTGCTCCTTCTTCGGTCAATATGCAGCCATGGCGTTTCCTGGTGATTGACAGCCCGGAAGGCAAAGCCAAGCTGGCGCCTCTGGTGAAATTCAATCAACTGCAGAATGAAACCTCCGCAGCCATGATTGCCGTATTTGGAGATCTGAACAATTTCGATTATGCTGAAGAAATCTATGGAACAGCTGTGGAGCGCGGATTGATGCCGGCCGAGGTGAAGGAACGCCAGATGGGCGGATTGTCCAAACACTTCTCGACCTTGCCGCATGAAGTGAACAAGGATACCGTACTCATTGATGCCGGTCTGGTATCCATGCAGCTGATGCTTGCAGCCCGTGCCCATGGGTATGATACCAACCCTATCGGCGGTTATGACAAAGAGCAGATTGGAGAAATCTTCGGCATGGATAAAGAGCGTTACATCCCAGTTATGCTGCTGTCTATCGGCAAAGCGGCTGAAGAAGGCTATGCCTCCGTACGTCTGCCGATTGACCGAATCACCGAGTGGAAATAAGAGGAGGAACTAACAATGATCATTGTCCATGCAACAATGTATGTAAACCCGGAGCGCCGTACGCAGTTTATGGAAGAGGTTAAACCCATGATTGCAGCAACTCATGCAGAGGAAGGCAGCCTGTTCTATGAGCTGTACGAGCATGCCGATAAGGAAAATGTATTTATCATGGTGGAGACCTGGCGCGATTCCGAGGCGATTTCCGCCCACAATACCAGCAGCCATTTCACTGCCTTCGCAGGCAAAGCCAGTGAGTTCCTGACTGCGCCGCTTGAATTGAAGGTATTCAACGGTGAACAGGTTAACAAGTAATAAATAAATGAAATCATGCTTGAAATCGACAGCATTCCACAGGCCTGTGCGGCTTGGGGAATGCTGTTTGTTTTTGAGGGATATGAATGGGTACAAGCGGCAGAATTTGCGATGTTCAGGTATAATAGTCAAGATCCCAAGTAACCAATGAAGGCGGAGCAGGTCATGTATATAACAATTGTCAGACAGGGTTTGAAGAGCAATGAGGTGTATTTCACTGCAGGCTGTGGTGAGGGACGGGGCATCTGGCAGGGACCTCAGGCGGCAGCGGTGGGTGCTGAGAGCCAGGTGGAGTTTGAGCTGCCGGAGCTGCTGATGAGATGGGTGGATATAGTGCCGGTTCCGCCTGCTGCGCCTGCGATTCGTCTGGAGGGCGAACGGGTGGTGTTTACCGGCATACTGGAGAATATTGAAGAGGATGGTACCGGATTTCTGCGGCTGGGCCAGGATCTGCTGATGTTCGAATGTATGGGGGAACCGATGATGCTGGGCAGCTGTGTGGAGTTGAGCGCTTCAGAAGTGCGGATCTATCCCTTTATATCTTAAGTTCACGTTCTATAGTGTGTAATCCCGTTCGTTCTCTATTGGGGCGAATATGTGCTAAGATGGTAACAGTTTCAGAAGTAAAGCAATAAGGAGCAAACGTGTGATGAACAGCGATATCCAGCAATTCAAAACTGAATTCTTCAAAGCGCTCGCCCATCCAATGCGAATCCGTATTCTGGAACTTCTCAGCGAGGGCGAGAAGAATGTAAATGAGCTGCAGGCCATTCTTGGCTCCGAGGGCTCTGCCGTATCCCAGCAGCTGGCGGTTCTGCGTGCCAAAAATGTTGTAGCCAGCACCAAGGAAGGCACCACGGTAATTTACTCTCTGCGCGACCCCCTGATCAAAGACCTCCTGGCTGTAGCCAAGCAAATTTTCGATAACCATCTGGTAAATGCCATTTCCATGCTGGAGGGCATCCGCGGCGAGTAGAAACGGGCGGTGTCCAGGCATTTTTACGTTGACAATAAGGGAAGTCAGGAGTAATGTTTCTCTTATATTCAAATAATCAGATATTTAGAGAAAAGAAGGTTAAATCATGACAGGGCGCGGCCGTTTCAAAGGCTACAATCTTGCCTCTTTGCGCAAGGATATTATTTCAGGGACAATCGTCGGCGTTATTGCCATCCCACTTGGGATGGCATTTGCTATTGCTTCCGGTGTGAAACCGGAATATGGAATTTACACTACTATCGTTGCCGGTATTCTAATCTCGTTGTTCGGCGGTTCCCGCTTCCAGATCGGCGGCCCAACAGGGGCATTCATTCCGATTCTGTTCGCCATTGGCATGGAGTACGGTTATGAGAATCTGTTGATTGCCGGGATGATGGCAGGTGTAATTCTTGTCATTATGGGCTTGCTGAAGCTGGGTGTGCTGATCAAATTTATCCCAAGGCCGGTAACGATAGGCTTCACTGCAGGAATTGCAGTTATTATCTTCAGCGGGCAAATTGCCAACTTTCTCGGACTAAGGGACATGGAGCGGCATGAGAGCTTTGTGGACAATATGAAAGAGATCGGTCTTCATCTGTCGACGATTAACGGCTACAGCATTCTGACGGCAGGCATCTGCCTGGCTGTGGTGATGTTAACGATCCGGTTTGCCCCCAAGGTGCCCGGGTCACTGGTCGGTTTGCTCTGTGCAACGGTCATGGCGGTCCTCTTCTTCAGCGGCAAAGTAACAACCATTGGCTCGGCTTATGGAGATATTCCCGGTACGCTGCCAAGCTTCCATATTCCGGTGATTACATGGGAACGTATCCGGCTGCTCATTCGGCCGGCATTTGTCATTGCCCTGCTGGGCGCCATTGAATCCCTGCTCTCGGCCGTGGTAGCAGACGGCATGACCAGCACCCGCCACAACAGCAACCGGGAGTTGATCGGCCAAGGGATTGCTAACATCGCTGCACCGCTGTTCGGCGGCATTCCTGCCACCGGCGCGATTGCCAGAACAGCTACCAACATCAAGAACGGAGCTGTATCTCCGGTGTCGGGTGTCGTTCATGGCGTAGTGGTATTTCTGATTCTGCTCCTGTTCGCTCCGTATGCTTCCAATATTCCGCTCGCAGCCATGGCACCGATATTGATGGTGGTAGCCTGGAACATGAGCGAACGCAAGGCATTCCTGCATCTGTTGAAGACCCGGACCGGGGACTCGCTGGTGCTGTGCATTACGTTCCTGCTGACCGTATTTGCCGATCTGACACTGGCGGTTGAAGTAGGGCTGGTGCTGGCGGTCGTCCTGTTTGTCAAAAGGATGGGTGAGGTCCACCTGGTATCGAAGGTGCTTCCCGATCCGTCATCGGTCAAGGTAGAAGCGCATATGGTGACGGAGAATCATGACTGTCCGCAGATAGGAATCTATAATGTGGAGGGTCCGCTGTTCTTCGGCGCAGCCTACCGTTTTGAGAATACCATGCCGGGCTTCGGACCGCAGCAGCCCAAGATTATCCTGATGCGCATGGGCAAGGTGCCGTTTATGGACACTACCGGCGAGTCCAATCTGGCGGAGCTGGTGAAGCAGCTGCAGCAGGGCGGAGGCAAGCTGCTGATCTCAAGCATCCAGCCGCAGGCGCTGGAGCTGCTGAAGAAGACCGGGCTGTACGATACCATCGGCGCAGCCCAGTTCTTCGAGCATACCGGTGAAGCAATCAATGCTGCACTGGGAAGCATCGATTGCGGCAAATGCATCGGCTGCAGCCACGCCGCCTTCAGGGAGTGCGCCGCCTTGTCCGCGATGGACACGGCTTCCGCACCGCGCGGGCATAAGCCGCGCGTACTGCCCGGCGTGGCCCGTGAATTAAGCGGCGGCATCTGAGCCGTAGCCAAGATAGAATGTAACAGAGGCCCCCAGACGCGCTCAGCGTCGGGGGCCTCTGTTTGTATTAGTTGGCAGGCTCGCGATCCTGCAGTCGCAATACGTCAAGTTTCCCGCAGCGCCCCCGCTCCTGTCGACGAGCCATAGGTTGTTACTCGGCATGTCTGCCGCTTTCGCCGGGGTTCGGAATACAGCGCGCTTACATGGCATAAATAGCTACTTCATTGGCCTAGATCACTTGGCATAAATCACTCCCGAAATGGTTACTACTTAGTCCCAGCGGGGATTTCGAATGTTACCTGGAACGTTCGGAGCAAATAGATGCGAAACTGCAACTAATTTCAACGAAATCCTGCGCTAGCGGATGATTAAGTGCGAAACTGCAACTAATTTCGAGTAAATCAAGCTTATTTGGCTCGGAAGCCCAAATTAGATGCCTTTTTGCACTTATTTCCTCTAAAACACAAAAAATCCGCCAATTAGATGCACTTTCGCAACTAAATCATAGTCCAGCTGATGAAGCCACCACGGAGTTAAGTTCGCGATGCTTCACATGATCGTTCTCCTCATCCCAAGGCCTAATAGTAACTCGAAAGGTACTCATTTTGCGCCAATAGCCACGCCTCAGTCCGCATAAGCACCCAAACGCCCAAATAGCCACGCCTCAGTCCGCATAAGCACCCAAACGCCCAAATAGCCACGCCTCAGTCCGCATAAGCACCAAACGCCCAAATAGCCACGCCTAAGTCCCGCATAAGCACCAAACGCCATATAGCCACTCCTCAGTCTGCATAAACATAAAACCGGGAGGTAGCCTATATTAGATTCCTCCGTCCACCACATGGACTATCTCCAGCCAAATTTGTACAATGAAGAGTATATGCCCCATCATCTCTAATCCTTAAGGAGTAAACTAACCGATGAGAGAGTTGAATTATCCGAAGGTATTTATACTGCTAGCCCTTTTGTCTGGCGCTACCCTTGGCGTATACCGGATGGTATCGCTGCAAACCGACAGCTTCTTTGCCTTTCTGCTCTGGAATCTGTTCCTGGCGTGGGTTCCGTTTCTGTTCTCCATGTCAGCCTATGAGCTGGATAAGCGCAGAATCCTAGGCCTGCTGTTGCTTCCGCTCGGTGTGGCCTGGCTGCTGTTCTTCCCCAATGCTCCCTATATTATGACTGACCTGGTGCATCTGACGGTAAGAAAGGGTAAATATATCGTAGACGGAGAGATCGTCAGCCGGTATTGGTATGATCTGGTTACGCTGCTGCTCTTCACCTGGAGCGCCTGGCTGACCGGGTTCTTCTCCTTATACCAGTTCCAGACCGTAATCTACCGCAGAACCAGCCTGCTGCTGTCCTGGGTATTCGTACTGGCCGCCTGCCTGCTGGGCGGATATGGTGTGCTGCTGGGCCGCGTATACCGGCTGAACAGCTGGGATGTGCTGACCGACCGGCAGCAATTGATTCAGCTGGTACTGGACAGCCTTAACCGGCAGTCGGTGTTTTTCAGCCTGTTTGTGGCATTTGTGCTGCTGGTTATCTATGCTACGCTGTACTGCCTGCTGAATGTACTCGGTAAAGGAGAGCAGCGGGTAACCGGTGGACGGCGCTTCTAGGCTGGGCCATTCGGTCCACTTCCCGGTTCGTCGTCTATGTCCAGTTCAGGGTGGTGCTGGTAATGCTCCAGATCAATTAAGCCCAAGGCATTCATAACGATCCCTTCGCCCAGCAAATACAGCAACTGCTGTGAGTGGGCTTCGTCCTCTGTCAGCGAAATGGCCCCTTTGGCATTAACTACACGGTGCCAGGGCAGCTTGTAGCTGCGGCTCATGGAATGAAGGATGCGGACGACCTGCCTGGCAGCGCGCGGACTTCCTGCAGCACGGGCAATCCCTCCGTAAGTCATCACTTTCCCCTCCGGAATGGACTGGATAATACGGATTACTTTCTCTGTGAATGGTGTCATACGGGACTCCTTATCTATGGGAACCGACTTTATAAACAGCATAATCGTTCAAGAAGCCAAAGACAATAACAGAGGATGTGTACAGTATGGGGATGATTCAACCAGGTTATGACAGGATAGAGCTGAAGCCTGATTCACCGAGGGGGCTGGGCGGGTGGATGATTCTGGTGCAGCTGGGGCTGTATGTTTCGATAGCCCGTTTGGTATCCTTAATTATCAATTACGTCATTCCCGCTTTTCAGCCGGAGATATGGGATGTGCTGACCACTCCGGGCAGTGCGGCCTATGATCCGCTCTGGAAGCCGGCGCTGATCTTCGAAGCTGCAGCCAATATTTTTTTCCTGTTGGGCGCGGTATTTCTGCTGGTGCTGATGTACAGGAAGAAAGCGACCTTTCCGCGCTGGATGATTTTCTATTATGCCGGTAATTTGCTGGTGCTGATTATTGACTATGTACTGATGGACAATATTCAGATTCTGAAGGACATGAATGAACCGAACTCCACCCAGGAAATTGCCCGAATGCTGGTTTCCTGCATCATCTGGATTCCTTATATGATCCGATCGAGACGAGTGCATAACACTTTTATTAATTAGGTAAAAAATCAGTAAATATTCAGAAGCCGCTTCCCGGTCCAGGGAAGCGGCTATTGCTGTTCACCCAGGAGAAAGCAGGGAACCTAAGCACCTATTAGGCGCATAGGAGTATCGCAAGCTGGGGATAATTTCAAGGAAAGCCAACGCTGACAGGAGTGACTGCTATGGAGAACCAACCACCTGAAGGCAACACCCCCCGTCCGGAAATGAATATAGAAACGGGCCGGATGCTAAGTAAGTCTATGGATGAAACCATTGAACAGCTCAAAGAACGTTTTCATAACGACGGTACGTTCAGAATCAGAGTCATAGAGAATAAATGGTGGAGCCAGCTTCGGTTCGGCTTGATTTATATTGATGGGATGATTGACAGAGAGCTGATCCAGGAAGGCATCATTCAGCCACTGAGTTCGTTCGAATTCACAGAGGA
This window encodes:
- a CDS encoding SulP family inorganic anion transporter, giving the protein MTGRGRFKGYNLASLRKDIISGTIVGVIAIPLGMAFAIASGVKPEYGIYTTIVAGILISLFGGSRFQIGGPTGAFIPILFAIGMEYGYENLLIAGMMAGVILVIMGLLKLGVLIKFIPRPVTIGFTAGIAVIIFSGQIANFLGLRDMERHESFVDNMKEIGLHLSTINGYSILTAGICLAVVMLTIRFAPKVPGSLVGLLCATVMAVLFFSGKVTTIGSAYGDIPGTLPSFHIPVITWERIRLLIRPAFVIALLGAIESLLSAVVADGMTSTRHNSNRELIGQGIANIAAPLFGGIPATGAIARTATNIKNGAVSPVSGVVHGVVVFLILLLFAPYASNIPLAAMAPILMVVAWNMSERKAFLHLLKTRTGDSLVLCITFLLTVFADLTLAVEVGLVLAVVLFVKRMGEVHLVSKVLPDPSSVKVEAHMVTENHDCPQIGIYNVEGPLFFGAAYRFENTMPGFGPQQPKIILMRMGKVPFMDTTGESNLAELVKQLQQGGGKLLISSIQPQALELLKKTGLYDTIGAAQFFEHTGEAINAALGSIDCGKCIGCSHAAFRECAALSAMDTASAPRGHKPRVLPGVARELSGGI
- a CDS encoding DUF2569 domain-containing protein — protein: MGMIQPGYDRIELKPDSPRGLGGWMILVQLGLYVSIARLVSLIINYVIPAFQPEIWDVLTTPGSAAYDPLWKPALIFEAAANIFFLLGAVFLLVLMYRKKATFPRWMIFYYAGNLLVLIIDYVLMDNIQILKDMNEPNSTQEIARMLVSCIIWIPYMIRSRRVHNTFIN
- a CDS encoding MGMT family protein, with the protein product MTPFTEKVIRIIQSIPEGKVMTYGGIARAAGSPRAARQVVRILHSMSRSYKLPWHRVVNAKGAISLTEDEAHSQQLLYLLGEGIVMNALGLIDLEHYQHHPELDIDDEPGSGPNGPA
- a CDS encoding DUF1361 domain-containing protein, giving the protein MRELNYPKVFILLALLSGATLGVYRMVSLQTDSFFAFLLWNLFLAWVPFLFSMSAYELDKRRILGLLLLPLGVAWLLFFPNAPYIMTDLVHLTVRKGKYIVDGEIVSRYWYDLVTLLLFTWSAWLTGFFSLYQFQTVIYRRTSLLLSWVFVLAACLLGGYGVLLGRVYRLNSWDVLTDRQQLIQLVLDSLNRQSVFFSLFVAFVLLVIYATLYCLLNVLGKGEQRVTGGRRF